In Nerophis ophidion isolate RoL-2023_Sa linkage group LG03, RoL_Noph_v1.0, whole genome shotgun sequence, the following are encoded in one genomic region:
- the LOC133550227 gene encoding ornithine decarboxylase-like isoform X1 has protein sequence MNTPSSVECDVSFLEEGFSARDIVEQKINESSMTDDRDAFYVCDLGDVLKKHLRWARALPRVSPFYAVKCNDSRAVLMTLASLGTGFDCASKTEIQLVQSLGVDPSRIIYANPCKQLSQIKYASAHGVQMMTFDSEVELMKVARCHNNAKLVLRIATDDSKAVCRLSIKFGAQLKSCRGLLERAKELGLEVIGVSFHVGSGCTDSAAFTQAIADAHCVFDMGVDLGFDMKLLDIGGGFPGSEDAELKFEEITAVIHLALEKYFPADSGVRIIAEPGRFYVASAYTLVVNIIAKKVLMDDDDTASDEEDEGICDKSLMYYVNDGVYGSFNCILYDHAHCLPTLHKKPKPDEAMYPCSIWGPTCDGLDRIVEQCNLPDLHVGDWLVFENMGAYTVAASSTFNGFEKPDIYYVISRSAWQHVQQIGSLGLPTSMEPCLLDVPACCGRASNLEMAAKPPQTPVI, from the exons ATGAATACACCATCTTCTGTCGAGTGTGATGTATCTTTCTTGGAAGAGGGATTTTCCGCAAGGGATATTGTAGAGCAGAAGATCAATGAGTCATCAATGACA GATGACCGGGATGCCTTCTATGTGTGTGACCTGGGAGACGTCTTAAAGAAGCACCTGCGCTGGGCACGGGCGCTTCCTCGAGTGTCTCCTTTCTACGCTGTGAAATGCAACGACAGCAGAGCTGTTTTGATGACACTGGCCTCTCTGGGAACTGGTTTTGACTGTGCTAGCAAG ACTGAGATTCAGCTGGTTCAGTCCCTCGGAGTGGATCCCAGCAGAATCATCTATGCCAACCCATGCAAGCAGCTTTCTCAGATCAAGTATGCGTCTGCCCACGGTGTTCAGATGATGACCTTTGACAGTGAGGTGGAGCTGATGAAAGTGGCTCGCTGTCACAACAACGCCAA GCTGGTGCTGCGTATAGCTACAGATGACTCGAAGGCAGTATGTCGCCTGAGTATTAAGTTTGGTGCCCAACTTAAATCTTGTCGTGGCCTACTGGAGCGGGCTAAGGAACTGGGGCTTGAAGTGATCGGCGTTAGCTTCCATGTTGGCAGCGGATGCACGGACTCTGCGGCCTTCACGCAGGCCATTGCAGATGCCCACTGTGTCTTTGATATGGGG GTTGATCTGGGCTTTGACATGAAACTTTTAGACATCGGAGGAGGTTTCCCTGGTTCAGAAGACGCTGAACTCAAATTTGAAGAG ATCACAGCAGTAATCCACTTAGCACTGGAAAAATATTTTCCTGCTGACAGTGGTGTGAGGATCATTGCTGAGCCAGGTCGCTTTTATGTGGCCTCTGCGTACACCTTGGTTGTCAACATAATTGCCAAGAAGGTGCTCATGGATGATGATGACACAGCCTCTGATG aAGAAGATGAAGGGATCTGTGACAAGAGCCTGATGTACTATGTCAACGATGGAGTGTATGGATCCTTCAACTGTATTCTCTACGACCATGCGCATTGTCTGCCAACACTGCACAAA AAACCCAAACCGGATGAAGCCATGTATCCCTGCAGTATATGGGGCCCAACTTGTGATGGTCTTGATCGCATTGTTGAGCAGTGCAACCTGCCAGACCTGCATGTGGGCGATTGGCTAGTCTTTGAAAACATGGGTGCCTACACTGTGGCTGCCTCCTCCACCTTCAATGGTTTCGAAAAGCCTGACATTTATTACGTCATTTCACGCTCGGCCTG GCAACATGTGCAGCAGATCGGCTCTCTGGGCCTACCGACCTCTATGGAGCCCTGCTTGCTTGACGTTCCAGCTTGCTGTGGAAGAGCGAGCAACCTTGAGATGGCAGCTAAGCCCCCTCAGACCCCTGTTATTTAA
- the LOC133550227 gene encoding ornithine decarboxylase-like isoform X2, translated as MNTPSSVECDVSFLEEGFSARDIVEQKINESSMTDDRDAFYVCDLGDVLKKHLRWARALPRVSPFYAVKCNDSRAVLMTLASLGTGFDCASKTEIQLVQSLGVDPSRIIYANPCKQLSQIKYASAHGVQMMTFDSEVELMKVARCHNNAKLVLRIATDDSKAVCRLSIKFGAQLKSCRGLLERAKELGLEVIGVSFHVGSGCTDSAAFTQAIADAHCVFDMGVDLGFDMKLLDIGGGFPGSEDAELKFEEITAVIHLALEKYFPADSGVRIIAEPGRFYVASAYTLVVNIIAKKVLMDDDDTASDEDEGICDKSLMYYVNDGVYGSFNCILYDHAHCLPTLHKKPKPDEAMYPCSIWGPTCDGLDRIVEQCNLPDLHVGDWLVFENMGAYTVAASSTFNGFEKPDIYYVISRSAWQHVQQIGSLGLPTSMEPCLLDVPACCGRASNLEMAAKPPQTPVI; from the exons ATGAATACACCATCTTCTGTCGAGTGTGATGTATCTTTCTTGGAAGAGGGATTTTCCGCAAGGGATATTGTAGAGCAGAAGATCAATGAGTCATCAATGACA GATGACCGGGATGCCTTCTATGTGTGTGACCTGGGAGACGTCTTAAAGAAGCACCTGCGCTGGGCACGGGCGCTTCCTCGAGTGTCTCCTTTCTACGCTGTGAAATGCAACGACAGCAGAGCTGTTTTGATGACACTGGCCTCTCTGGGAACTGGTTTTGACTGTGCTAGCAAG ACTGAGATTCAGCTGGTTCAGTCCCTCGGAGTGGATCCCAGCAGAATCATCTATGCCAACCCATGCAAGCAGCTTTCTCAGATCAAGTATGCGTCTGCCCACGGTGTTCAGATGATGACCTTTGACAGTGAGGTGGAGCTGATGAAAGTGGCTCGCTGTCACAACAACGCCAA GCTGGTGCTGCGTATAGCTACAGATGACTCGAAGGCAGTATGTCGCCTGAGTATTAAGTTTGGTGCCCAACTTAAATCTTGTCGTGGCCTACTGGAGCGGGCTAAGGAACTGGGGCTTGAAGTGATCGGCGTTAGCTTCCATGTTGGCAGCGGATGCACGGACTCTGCGGCCTTCACGCAGGCCATTGCAGATGCCCACTGTGTCTTTGATATGGGG GTTGATCTGGGCTTTGACATGAAACTTTTAGACATCGGAGGAGGTTTCCCTGGTTCAGAAGACGCTGAACTCAAATTTGAAGAG ATCACAGCAGTAATCCACTTAGCACTGGAAAAATATTTTCCTGCTGACAGTGGTGTGAGGATCATTGCTGAGCCAGGTCGCTTTTATGTGGCCTCTGCGTACACCTTGGTTGTCAACATAATTGCCAAGAAGGTGCTCATGGATGATGATGACACAGCCTCTGATG AAGATGAAGGGATCTGTGACAAGAGCCTGATGTACTATGTCAACGATGGAGTGTATGGATCCTTCAACTGTATTCTCTACGACCATGCGCATTGTCTGCCAACACTGCACAAA AAACCCAAACCGGATGAAGCCATGTATCCCTGCAGTATATGGGGCCCAACTTGTGATGGTCTTGATCGCATTGTTGAGCAGTGCAACCTGCCAGACCTGCATGTGGGCGATTGGCTAGTCTTTGAAAACATGGGTGCCTACACTGTGGCTGCCTCCTCCACCTTCAATGGTTTCGAAAAGCCTGACATTTATTACGTCATTTCACGCTCGGCCTG GCAACATGTGCAGCAGATCGGCTCTCTGGGCCTACCGACCTCTATGGAGCCCTGCTTGCTTGACGTTCCAGCTTGCTGTGGAAGAGCGAGCAACCTTGAGATGGCAGCTAAGCCCCCTCAGACCCCTGTTATTTAA